Proteins encoded by one window of Vidua chalybeata isolate OUT-0048 chromosome 8, bVidCha1 merged haplotype, whole genome shotgun sequence:
- the CCAR1 gene encoding cell division cycle and apoptosis regulator protein 1 isoform X1, with the protein MAQFGGQKNPPWATQFTATAVSQPAALGVQQPSLLGASPTIYTQQTALAAAGLTTQTPTNYQLTQSAALQQQAAAAAAALQQVKHTQRPALPELRKAKGSRRKGEWKMQYSQPQQTLYSVQQQLQQPQQTLLTQPAVALPTSLSLSTPQPAAQITVSYPAPRSSQQQTQPQKQRVFTGMVTKLHDTFGFVDEDVFFQLSAVKGKTPQVGDRVLVEATYNPNMPFKWNAQRIQTLPNQNQSQAQPLLKTPPAVLQPIAQQTFGVQAQPQPQSLLQAQISAASITPLLQTQPQPLLQQPQQKGGLLQPPVRLVSQPQPARRLDPPSRFSGRNDRGGDPMPNRKDDRSRERERERRRSRERSPQRKRSRERSPRRERERSPRRPRRVVPRYTVQFSKFSLDCRSCDMMELRRRYQNLYIPSDFFDAQFTWVDAFPMSRPFQLGNYCNFYVMHREVDPIDKNAAVLDPPDADHLYSAKVMLMASPSMEDLYHKSCALAEDPQELRDGFQHPARLVKFLVGMKGKDEAMAIGGHWSPSLDGPDPEKDPSVLIKTAIRCCKALTGIDLSVCTQWYRFAEIRYHRPEETHKGRTVPAHVETVVLFFPDVWHCLPTRSEWETLSRGYKQQLVEKLQGERKEADGEQDEEEKDDGEAKEISTPTHWSKLDPKTMKVNDLRKELESRTLSSKGLKSQLIARLTKQLKVEEQKEEQKELEKSEKEEEEEEDRKSEDDKEEEERKRQEELERQRRERRYILPDEPAIIVHPNWAAKSGKFDCSIMSLSVLLDYRLEDNKEHSFEVSLFAELFNEMLQRDFGVRIYKALISLPEREDKKDKKSKKDERKEKKEEKDDETDDPKPKRRKSGDDKDKKEERDEKKREDKRKDDSKDEEETEDDNNQEEYDPMEAEEAEDEDEECRPLATPIEVSRRYRDEEEMNKREDRREGNKHCKERASKDKEKDKTQMVTVNRDLLMAFVYFDQSHCGYLLEKDMEEILYTLGLHLSRAQVKKLLNKVVLRESCFYRRLTDTSKDEENQEESEELQEDMLGNRLLLPSPAVKQECKAVEENVGLIVYNGAMVDVGSLLQKLEKSERVRAEIEQKLQLLEEKTDEDEKTILQLENSNKSLSAELKEVKNDLGQLQEKLKTSDDKKLQFEGQLNKTIKNLATVMDEIQSVLKQDIVKNEDKDQKSKENGANV; encoded by the exons ATGGCTCAGTTTGGAGGACAGAAAAATCCCCCTTGGGCTACTCAGTTTACAGCCACTGCGGTGTCTCAGCCAG ctgccctgggcgTGCAGCAGCCCTCGCTGCTGGGAGCCTCCCCGACCATCTACACGCAGCAGACGGCGCTGGCAGCCGCGGGCCTGACCACCCAGACCCCCACCAACTACCAGCTGACGCAGAGCGCCGCGCTCCAGCAGCAGGCGGCAGCCGCGGCCGCGGCCCTGCAGCAGGTAAAGCACACACAGCGGCCGGCGCTCCCCGAACTCCGTAAAGCTAAAGGATccaggaggaaaggagaatgGAAAATG CAATATTCACAACCTCAGCAGACTCTCTATAGTGTACAACAACAG ttgCAGCAACCTCAGCAGACCCTTTTAACTCAG CCAGCAGTGGCGCTCCCGACCAGCCTCAGCCTGTCCACGCCCCAGCCGGCAGCACAGATCACTGTCTCCTACCCGGCCCCCCgctccagccagcagcaaacccagccTCAGAAGCAGCGTGTCTTCACTGGCATGGTCACTAAGCTACATGATACGTTTGGCTTTGTGGATGAAGATGTCTTTTTTCAGCTTAG TGCTGTTAAAGGCAAGACACCTCAGGTGGGTGACAGAGTTCTGGTAGAAGCTACTTACAATCCCAACATGCCGTTCAAATGGAACGCCCAAAGGATCCAGACGCTGCCCAACCAG AACCAGAGCCAGGCGCAGCCGCTGCTGAAGACGCCGCCGGCCGTCCTGCAGCCCATCGCGCAGCAGACCTTCGGCGTCCAGGCGCAGCCGCAGCCgcagtccctgctgcaggcGCAGATCTCAGCAGCGTCCATCACACCTCTGCTCCAGACGCAGCCGCAGCCGCTGCTGCAGCAGCCGCAGCAGAAAG GTGGTTTGTTGCAGCCCCCAGTCCGTCTGGTTTCACAGCCACAACCAGCTCGAAGACTGGACCCACCATCCAGATTTTCTGGGAGGAATGACCGAGGTGGAGACCCTATGCCAAACCGAAAAGATGACAGGAG TCGTGAAAGGGAGCGAGAGCGACGCAGGTCCCGGGAGAGATCTCCCCAGAGGAAACGCTCCCGAGAGAGATCGCCCCGACGGGAGCGGGAGAGGTCCCCGCGGAGGCCCCGGCGCGTCGTTCCTCGTTACACCGTGCAGTTTTCCAAGTTTTCATTGGACTG CCGTAGCTGTGATATGATGGAGCTGAGGAGGCGTTACCAGAACTTGTATATCCCGAGCGATTTCTTTGATGCTCAGTTTACGTGGGTGGATGCTTTCCCTATGTCTAGACCATTTCAGCTGGGAAACTACTGTAATTTCTATGTAATGCATAGAGAAGTAGATCCTATAGATAAGAACGCTGCTGTCCTTGATCCACCTGATGCTGATCATCTCTACAGTGCTAAG GTGATGTTGATGGCTAGTCCTAGCATGGAAGATCTCTACCACAAGTCATGTGCTCTGGCTGAGGATCCCCAAGAACTTCGTGATGGATTTCAGCATCCTGCTAGACTTGTAAAG TTTTTAGTGGGTATGAAAGGCAAAGATGAAGCTATGGCTATTGGAGGACACTGGTCCCCCTCACTGGATGGACCTGATCCAGAAAAGGACCCTTCGGTGCTGATAAAGACGGCAATTCGTTGTTGCAAGGCTCTTACAGGGATTGACTTAAGTGTGTGCACGCAATG GTACCGTTTTGCAGAGATTCGCTACCATCGCCCTGAGGAGACCCACAAGGGGCGTACAGTTCCAGCTCATGTGGAGacagtggttttatttttcccgGATGTTTGGCATTGCCTTCCCACCCGCTCAGAGTGGGAAACCCTCTCCCGAGGATACAAGCAGCAGCTGGTCGAGAAGCTTCAGGGTGAACGCAAGGAGGCTGATGGAGAACAG gatgaagaggaaaaggatgATGGGGAAGCTAAAGAGATCTCTACGCCTACGCACTGGTCTAAACTGGATCCAAAAACAATGAAG GTAAATGACCTTCGCAAAGAATTAGAAAGTCGAACCCTTAGCTCTAAGGGACTGAAATCTCAGCTGATAGCTCGACTGACAAAGCAGCTGAAAGTAGAGGaacaaaaagaagagcaaaaggaGCTAGAGAAGtctgagaaagaagaggaagaggaggaggatagGAAATCTGAAGATGATAAAGAG gaagaggaaagaaaacgccaggaggagctggaacgtcagcggcgggagcggcgctaCATCCTGCCGGATGAGCCGGCCATCATCGTGCACCCCAACTGGGCAGCCAAGAGCGGCAAGTTTGACTGCAGCATCATGTCTCTGAGTGTTCTTCTGGACTACAGACTGGAGGATAATAAAGAGCATTCCTTTGAG GTATCATTGTTTGCAGAACTCTTCAATGAAATGCTTCAGAGAGATTTTGGTGTCAGAATTTACAAAGCACTGATTTCTCTCCCAGAGAGAGAggacaaaaaagacaaaaaaagcaaaaaagatgagagaaaagaaaaaaaagaagaaaaagatgatGAAACGGATGATCCAAAACCTAAAAGAAGGAAATCTGGAGACgataaagataaaaaagaagagagagatgAAAAGAAG AGGGAAGATAAAAGGAAAGATGATTCTAAAGATGAAGAAGAAACGGAAGATGACAATAATCAAGAAGAATACGATCCAATGGAGGCAGAAGAGGctgaagatgaagatgaag aatgcaGACCACTCGCAACTCCCATTGAAGTCAGTAGGAGAT acCGGGACGAAGAGGAAATGAACAAACGGGAGGACagaagagagggaaataaaCATTGCAAAGAGAGGGCATCTAAAGATAAA GAGAAAGACAAGACCCAGATGGTAACTGTTAACAGGGATCTCCTGAtggcttttgtttattttgatcAAAGTCATTGTGGATACCTTCTGGAGAAGGACATGGAGGAGATCCTGTACACTCTTGGACTTCACCTGTCACGTGCTCAG GTCAAGAAGCTGCTTAATAAAGTAGTGCTTCGAGAATCTTGCTTTTACAGAAGACTAACAGATACTTCTAAAGATGAAGAAAACCAAGAGGAGTCTGAAGAGCTACAGGAAGATATGTtag GGAACCGGCTGCTGCTGCCGTCGCCCGCGGTGAAGCAGGAGTGCAAGGCCGTGGAGGAGAACGTGGGGCTCATCGTGTACAACGGAGCCATGGTGGATGTGGGCAGCCTCCTACAGAAGCTGGAGAAGAGTGAAAGGGTGCGGGCAGAGATAGAGCAAAAGCTGCAGCtactagaagaaaaaacag ATGAGGATGAAAAAACTATACTACAACTGGAGAATTCTAACAAAAGTCTATCTGCGGAgctaaaagaagtaaaaaacgACCTTGGCCAACTACAAGAAAAATTGAAGACGTCAGATGataaaaaattgcaatttgAGGGTCAGCTGAATAAGACAATCAAAAATTTAGCTACTGTTATGGATGAAATACAGAGTGTTCTCAAACAG gaCATTGTGAAGAACGAAGATAAAGACCAGAAATCCAAAGAAAATGGAGCAAACGTATGA
- the CCAR1 gene encoding cell division cycle and apoptosis regulator protein 1 isoform X2, protein MAQFGGQKNPPWATQFTATAVSQPAALGVQQPSLLGASPTIYTQQTALAAAGLTTQTPTNYQLTQSAALQQQAAAAAAALQQVKHTQRPALPELRKAKGSRRKGEWKMQYSQPQQTLYSVQQQPAVALPTSLSLSTPQPAAQITVSYPAPRSSQQQTQPQKQRVFTGMVTKLHDTFGFVDEDVFFQLSAVKGKTPQVGDRVLVEATYNPNMPFKWNAQRIQTLPNQNQSQAQPLLKTPPAVLQPIAQQTFGVQAQPQPQSLLQAQISAASITPLLQTQPQPLLQQPQQKGGLLQPPVRLVSQPQPARRLDPPSRFSGRNDRGGDPMPNRKDDRSRERERERRRSRERSPQRKRSRERSPRRERERSPRRPRRVVPRYTVQFSKFSLDCRSCDMMELRRRYQNLYIPSDFFDAQFTWVDAFPMSRPFQLGNYCNFYVMHREVDPIDKNAAVLDPPDADHLYSAKVMLMASPSMEDLYHKSCALAEDPQELRDGFQHPARLVKFLVGMKGKDEAMAIGGHWSPSLDGPDPEKDPSVLIKTAIRCCKALTGIDLSVCTQWYRFAEIRYHRPEETHKGRTVPAHVETVVLFFPDVWHCLPTRSEWETLSRGYKQQLVEKLQGERKEADGEQDEEEKDDGEAKEISTPTHWSKLDPKTMKVNDLRKELESRTLSSKGLKSQLIARLTKQLKVEEQKEEQKELEKSEKEEEEEEDRKSEDDKEEEERKRQEELERQRRERRYILPDEPAIIVHPNWAAKSGKFDCSIMSLSVLLDYRLEDNKEHSFEVSLFAELFNEMLQRDFGVRIYKALISLPEREDKKDKKSKKDERKEKKEEKDDETDDPKPKRRKSGDDKDKKEERDEKKREDKRKDDSKDEEETEDDNNQEEYDPMEAEEAEDEDEECRPLATPIEVSRRYRDEEEMNKREDRREGNKHCKERASKDKEKDKTQMVTVNRDLLMAFVYFDQSHCGYLLEKDMEEILYTLGLHLSRAQVKKLLNKVVLRESCFYRRLTDTSKDEENQEESEELQEDMLGNRLLLPSPAVKQECKAVEENVGLIVYNGAMVDVGSLLQKLEKSERVRAEIEQKLQLLEEKTDEDEKTILQLENSNKSLSAELKEVKNDLGQLQEKLKTSDDKKLQFEGQLNKTIKNLATVMDEIQSVLKQDIVKNEDKDQKSKENGANV, encoded by the exons ATGGCTCAGTTTGGAGGACAGAAAAATCCCCCTTGGGCTACTCAGTTTACAGCCACTGCGGTGTCTCAGCCAG ctgccctgggcgTGCAGCAGCCCTCGCTGCTGGGAGCCTCCCCGACCATCTACACGCAGCAGACGGCGCTGGCAGCCGCGGGCCTGACCACCCAGACCCCCACCAACTACCAGCTGACGCAGAGCGCCGCGCTCCAGCAGCAGGCGGCAGCCGCGGCCGCGGCCCTGCAGCAGGTAAAGCACACACAGCGGCCGGCGCTCCCCGAACTCCGTAAAGCTAAAGGATccaggaggaaaggagaatgGAAAATG CAATATTCACAACCTCAGCAGACTCTCTATAGTGTACAACAACAG CCAGCAGTGGCGCTCCCGACCAGCCTCAGCCTGTCCACGCCCCAGCCGGCAGCACAGATCACTGTCTCCTACCCGGCCCCCCgctccagccagcagcaaacccagccTCAGAAGCAGCGTGTCTTCACTGGCATGGTCACTAAGCTACATGATACGTTTGGCTTTGTGGATGAAGATGTCTTTTTTCAGCTTAG TGCTGTTAAAGGCAAGACACCTCAGGTGGGTGACAGAGTTCTGGTAGAAGCTACTTACAATCCCAACATGCCGTTCAAATGGAACGCCCAAAGGATCCAGACGCTGCCCAACCAG AACCAGAGCCAGGCGCAGCCGCTGCTGAAGACGCCGCCGGCCGTCCTGCAGCCCATCGCGCAGCAGACCTTCGGCGTCCAGGCGCAGCCGCAGCCgcagtccctgctgcaggcGCAGATCTCAGCAGCGTCCATCACACCTCTGCTCCAGACGCAGCCGCAGCCGCTGCTGCAGCAGCCGCAGCAGAAAG GTGGTTTGTTGCAGCCCCCAGTCCGTCTGGTTTCACAGCCACAACCAGCTCGAAGACTGGACCCACCATCCAGATTTTCTGGGAGGAATGACCGAGGTGGAGACCCTATGCCAAACCGAAAAGATGACAGGAG TCGTGAAAGGGAGCGAGAGCGACGCAGGTCCCGGGAGAGATCTCCCCAGAGGAAACGCTCCCGAGAGAGATCGCCCCGACGGGAGCGGGAGAGGTCCCCGCGGAGGCCCCGGCGCGTCGTTCCTCGTTACACCGTGCAGTTTTCCAAGTTTTCATTGGACTG CCGTAGCTGTGATATGATGGAGCTGAGGAGGCGTTACCAGAACTTGTATATCCCGAGCGATTTCTTTGATGCTCAGTTTACGTGGGTGGATGCTTTCCCTATGTCTAGACCATTTCAGCTGGGAAACTACTGTAATTTCTATGTAATGCATAGAGAAGTAGATCCTATAGATAAGAACGCTGCTGTCCTTGATCCACCTGATGCTGATCATCTCTACAGTGCTAAG GTGATGTTGATGGCTAGTCCTAGCATGGAAGATCTCTACCACAAGTCATGTGCTCTGGCTGAGGATCCCCAAGAACTTCGTGATGGATTTCAGCATCCTGCTAGACTTGTAAAG TTTTTAGTGGGTATGAAAGGCAAAGATGAAGCTATGGCTATTGGAGGACACTGGTCCCCCTCACTGGATGGACCTGATCCAGAAAAGGACCCTTCGGTGCTGATAAAGACGGCAATTCGTTGTTGCAAGGCTCTTACAGGGATTGACTTAAGTGTGTGCACGCAATG GTACCGTTTTGCAGAGATTCGCTACCATCGCCCTGAGGAGACCCACAAGGGGCGTACAGTTCCAGCTCATGTGGAGacagtggttttatttttcccgGATGTTTGGCATTGCCTTCCCACCCGCTCAGAGTGGGAAACCCTCTCCCGAGGATACAAGCAGCAGCTGGTCGAGAAGCTTCAGGGTGAACGCAAGGAGGCTGATGGAGAACAG gatgaagaggaaaaggatgATGGGGAAGCTAAAGAGATCTCTACGCCTACGCACTGGTCTAAACTGGATCCAAAAACAATGAAG GTAAATGACCTTCGCAAAGAATTAGAAAGTCGAACCCTTAGCTCTAAGGGACTGAAATCTCAGCTGATAGCTCGACTGACAAAGCAGCTGAAAGTAGAGGaacaaaaagaagagcaaaaggaGCTAGAGAAGtctgagaaagaagaggaagaggaggaggatagGAAATCTGAAGATGATAAAGAG gaagaggaaagaaaacgccaggaggagctggaacgtcagcggcgggagcggcgctaCATCCTGCCGGATGAGCCGGCCATCATCGTGCACCCCAACTGGGCAGCCAAGAGCGGCAAGTTTGACTGCAGCATCATGTCTCTGAGTGTTCTTCTGGACTACAGACTGGAGGATAATAAAGAGCATTCCTTTGAG GTATCATTGTTTGCAGAACTCTTCAATGAAATGCTTCAGAGAGATTTTGGTGTCAGAATTTACAAAGCACTGATTTCTCTCCCAGAGAGAGAggacaaaaaagacaaaaaaagcaaaaaagatgagagaaaagaaaaaaaagaagaaaaagatgatGAAACGGATGATCCAAAACCTAAAAGAAGGAAATCTGGAGACgataaagataaaaaagaagagagagatgAAAAGAAG AGGGAAGATAAAAGGAAAGATGATTCTAAAGATGAAGAAGAAACGGAAGATGACAATAATCAAGAAGAATACGATCCAATGGAGGCAGAAGAGGctgaagatgaagatgaag aatgcaGACCACTCGCAACTCCCATTGAAGTCAGTAGGAGAT acCGGGACGAAGAGGAAATGAACAAACGGGAGGACagaagagagggaaataaaCATTGCAAAGAGAGGGCATCTAAAGATAAA GAGAAAGACAAGACCCAGATGGTAACTGTTAACAGGGATCTCCTGAtggcttttgtttattttgatcAAAGTCATTGTGGATACCTTCTGGAGAAGGACATGGAGGAGATCCTGTACACTCTTGGACTTCACCTGTCACGTGCTCAG GTCAAGAAGCTGCTTAATAAAGTAGTGCTTCGAGAATCTTGCTTTTACAGAAGACTAACAGATACTTCTAAAGATGAAGAAAACCAAGAGGAGTCTGAAGAGCTACAGGAAGATATGTtag GGAACCGGCTGCTGCTGCCGTCGCCCGCGGTGAAGCAGGAGTGCAAGGCCGTGGAGGAGAACGTGGGGCTCATCGTGTACAACGGAGCCATGGTGGATGTGGGCAGCCTCCTACAGAAGCTGGAGAAGAGTGAAAGGGTGCGGGCAGAGATAGAGCAAAAGCTGCAGCtactagaagaaaaaacag ATGAGGATGAAAAAACTATACTACAACTGGAGAATTCTAACAAAAGTCTATCTGCGGAgctaaaagaagtaaaaaacgACCTTGGCCAACTACAAGAAAAATTGAAGACGTCAGATGataaaaaattgcaatttgAGGGTCAGCTGAATAAGACAATCAAAAATTTAGCTACTGTTATGGATGAAATACAGAGTGTTCTCAAACAG gaCATTGTGAAGAACGAAGATAAAGACCAGAAATCCAAAGAAAATGGAGCAAACGTATGA
- the CCAR1 gene encoding cell division cycle and apoptosis regulator protein 1 isoform X4, which produces MAQFGGQKNPPWATQFTATAVSQPAALGVQQPSLLGASPTIYTQQTALAAAGLTTQTPTNYQLTQSAALQQQAAAAAAALQQQYSQPQQTLYSVQQQLQQPQQTLLTQPAVALPTSLSLSTPQPAAQITVSYPAPRSSQQQTQPQKQRVFTGMVTKLHDTFGFVDEDVFFQLSAVKGKTPQVGDRVLVEATYNPNMPFKWNAQRIQTLPNQNQSQAQPLLKTPPAVLQPIAQQTFGVQAQPQPQSLLQAQISAASITPLLQTQPQPLLQQPQQKGGLLQPPVRLVSQPQPARRLDPPSRFSGRNDRGGDPMPNRKDDRSRERERERRRSRERSPQRKRSRERSPRRERERSPRRPRRVVPRYTVQFSKFSLDCRSCDMMELRRRYQNLYIPSDFFDAQFTWVDAFPMSRPFQLGNYCNFYVMHREVDPIDKNAAVLDPPDADHLYSAKVMLMASPSMEDLYHKSCALAEDPQELRDGFQHPARLVKFLVGMKGKDEAMAIGGHWSPSLDGPDPEKDPSVLIKTAIRCCKALTGIDLSVCTQWYRFAEIRYHRPEETHKGRTVPAHVETVVLFFPDVWHCLPTRSEWETLSRGYKQQLVEKLQGERKEADGEQDEEEKDDGEAKEISTPTHWSKLDPKTMKVNDLRKELESRTLSSKGLKSQLIARLTKQLKVEEQKEEQKELEKSEKEEEEEEDRKSEDDKEEEERKRQEELERQRRERRYILPDEPAIIVHPNWAAKSGKFDCSIMSLSVLLDYRLEDNKEHSFEVSLFAELFNEMLQRDFGVRIYKALISLPEREDKKDKKSKKDERKEKKEEKDDETDDPKPKRRKSGDDKDKKEERDEKKREDKRKDDSKDEEETEDDNNQEEYDPMEAEEAEDEDEECRPLATPIEVSRRYRDEEEMNKREDRREGNKHCKERASKDKEKDKTQMVTVNRDLLMAFVYFDQSHCGYLLEKDMEEILYTLGLHLSRAQVKKLLNKVVLRESCFYRRLTDTSKDEENQEESEELQEDMLGNRLLLPSPAVKQECKAVEENVGLIVYNGAMVDVGSLLQKLEKSERVRAEIEQKLQLLEEKTDEDEKTILQLENSNKSLSAELKEVKNDLGQLQEKLKTSDDKKLQFEGQLNKTIKNLATVMDEIQSVLKQDIVKNEDKDQKSKENGANV; this is translated from the exons ATGGCTCAGTTTGGAGGACAGAAAAATCCCCCTTGGGCTACTCAGTTTACAGCCACTGCGGTGTCTCAGCCAG ctgccctgggcgTGCAGCAGCCCTCGCTGCTGGGAGCCTCCCCGACCATCTACACGCAGCAGACGGCGCTGGCAGCCGCGGGCCTGACCACCCAGACCCCCACCAACTACCAGCTGACGCAGAGCGCCGCGCTCCAGCAGCAGGCGGCAGCCGCGGCCGCGGCCCTGCAGCAG CAATATTCACAACCTCAGCAGACTCTCTATAGTGTACAACAACAG ttgCAGCAACCTCAGCAGACCCTTTTAACTCAG CCAGCAGTGGCGCTCCCGACCAGCCTCAGCCTGTCCACGCCCCAGCCGGCAGCACAGATCACTGTCTCCTACCCGGCCCCCCgctccagccagcagcaaacccagccTCAGAAGCAGCGTGTCTTCACTGGCATGGTCACTAAGCTACATGATACGTTTGGCTTTGTGGATGAAGATGTCTTTTTTCAGCTTAG TGCTGTTAAAGGCAAGACACCTCAGGTGGGTGACAGAGTTCTGGTAGAAGCTACTTACAATCCCAACATGCCGTTCAAATGGAACGCCCAAAGGATCCAGACGCTGCCCAACCAG AACCAGAGCCAGGCGCAGCCGCTGCTGAAGACGCCGCCGGCCGTCCTGCAGCCCATCGCGCAGCAGACCTTCGGCGTCCAGGCGCAGCCGCAGCCgcagtccctgctgcaggcGCAGATCTCAGCAGCGTCCATCACACCTCTGCTCCAGACGCAGCCGCAGCCGCTGCTGCAGCAGCCGCAGCAGAAAG GTGGTTTGTTGCAGCCCCCAGTCCGTCTGGTTTCACAGCCACAACCAGCTCGAAGACTGGACCCACCATCCAGATTTTCTGGGAGGAATGACCGAGGTGGAGACCCTATGCCAAACCGAAAAGATGACAGGAG TCGTGAAAGGGAGCGAGAGCGACGCAGGTCCCGGGAGAGATCTCCCCAGAGGAAACGCTCCCGAGAGAGATCGCCCCGACGGGAGCGGGAGAGGTCCCCGCGGAGGCCCCGGCGCGTCGTTCCTCGTTACACCGTGCAGTTTTCCAAGTTTTCATTGGACTG CCGTAGCTGTGATATGATGGAGCTGAGGAGGCGTTACCAGAACTTGTATATCCCGAGCGATTTCTTTGATGCTCAGTTTACGTGGGTGGATGCTTTCCCTATGTCTAGACCATTTCAGCTGGGAAACTACTGTAATTTCTATGTAATGCATAGAGAAGTAGATCCTATAGATAAGAACGCTGCTGTCCTTGATCCACCTGATGCTGATCATCTCTACAGTGCTAAG GTGATGTTGATGGCTAGTCCTAGCATGGAAGATCTCTACCACAAGTCATGTGCTCTGGCTGAGGATCCCCAAGAACTTCGTGATGGATTTCAGCATCCTGCTAGACTTGTAAAG TTTTTAGTGGGTATGAAAGGCAAAGATGAAGCTATGGCTATTGGAGGACACTGGTCCCCCTCACTGGATGGACCTGATCCAGAAAAGGACCCTTCGGTGCTGATAAAGACGGCAATTCGTTGTTGCAAGGCTCTTACAGGGATTGACTTAAGTGTGTGCACGCAATG GTACCGTTTTGCAGAGATTCGCTACCATCGCCCTGAGGAGACCCACAAGGGGCGTACAGTTCCAGCTCATGTGGAGacagtggttttatttttcccgGATGTTTGGCATTGCCTTCCCACCCGCTCAGAGTGGGAAACCCTCTCCCGAGGATACAAGCAGCAGCTGGTCGAGAAGCTTCAGGGTGAACGCAAGGAGGCTGATGGAGAACAG gatgaagaggaaaaggatgATGGGGAAGCTAAAGAGATCTCTACGCCTACGCACTGGTCTAAACTGGATCCAAAAACAATGAAG GTAAATGACCTTCGCAAAGAATTAGAAAGTCGAACCCTTAGCTCTAAGGGACTGAAATCTCAGCTGATAGCTCGACTGACAAAGCAGCTGAAAGTAGAGGaacaaaaagaagagcaaaaggaGCTAGAGAAGtctgagaaagaagaggaagaggaggaggatagGAAATCTGAAGATGATAAAGAG gaagaggaaagaaaacgccaggaggagctggaacgtcagcggcgggagcggcgctaCATCCTGCCGGATGAGCCGGCCATCATCGTGCACCCCAACTGGGCAGCCAAGAGCGGCAAGTTTGACTGCAGCATCATGTCTCTGAGTGTTCTTCTGGACTACAGACTGGAGGATAATAAAGAGCATTCCTTTGAG GTATCATTGTTTGCAGAACTCTTCAATGAAATGCTTCAGAGAGATTTTGGTGTCAGAATTTACAAAGCACTGATTTCTCTCCCAGAGAGAGAggacaaaaaagacaaaaaaagcaaaaaagatgagagaaaagaaaaaaaagaagaaaaagatgatGAAACGGATGATCCAAAACCTAAAAGAAGGAAATCTGGAGACgataaagataaaaaagaagagagagatgAAAAGAAG AGGGAAGATAAAAGGAAAGATGATTCTAAAGATGAAGAAGAAACGGAAGATGACAATAATCAAGAAGAATACGATCCAATGGAGGCAGAAGAGGctgaagatgaagatgaag aatgcaGACCACTCGCAACTCCCATTGAAGTCAGTAGGAGAT acCGGGACGAAGAGGAAATGAACAAACGGGAGGACagaagagagggaaataaaCATTGCAAAGAGAGGGCATCTAAAGATAAA GAGAAAGACAAGACCCAGATGGTAACTGTTAACAGGGATCTCCTGAtggcttttgtttattttgatcAAAGTCATTGTGGATACCTTCTGGAGAAGGACATGGAGGAGATCCTGTACACTCTTGGACTTCACCTGTCACGTGCTCAG GTCAAGAAGCTGCTTAATAAAGTAGTGCTTCGAGAATCTTGCTTTTACAGAAGACTAACAGATACTTCTAAAGATGAAGAAAACCAAGAGGAGTCTGAAGAGCTACAGGAAGATATGTtag GGAACCGGCTGCTGCTGCCGTCGCCCGCGGTGAAGCAGGAGTGCAAGGCCGTGGAGGAGAACGTGGGGCTCATCGTGTACAACGGAGCCATGGTGGATGTGGGCAGCCTCCTACAGAAGCTGGAGAAGAGTGAAAGGGTGCGGGCAGAGATAGAGCAAAAGCTGCAGCtactagaagaaaaaacag ATGAGGATGAAAAAACTATACTACAACTGGAGAATTCTAACAAAAGTCTATCTGCGGAgctaaaagaagtaaaaaacgACCTTGGCCAACTACAAGAAAAATTGAAGACGTCAGATGataaaaaattgcaatttgAGGGTCAGCTGAATAAGACAATCAAAAATTTAGCTACTGTTATGGATGAAATACAGAGTGTTCTCAAACAG gaCATTGTGAAGAACGAAGATAAAGACCAGAAATCCAAAGAAAATGGAGCAAACGTATGA